The Paenibacillus sophorae genome has a segment encoding these proteins:
- a CDS encoding putative ABC transporter permease, with the protein MTGLLSWSREAAHSVPGEYFYYFIVYSILGWFIEGLYNWYSIGTFRKEGLMKGPYKPMYGFAPLLLLALGVTAMPLPLFLAATFVVPSAVEYATGALLKLLFRRRWWDYSGQAYQLGGHICLQFSLYWWGLSVVCLVAVHPLMTRLYSLTADIWSVLLPMAVLGFAADLALTFLIRRREAVLPALGDETGGTY; encoded by the coding sequence ATGACGGGATTGTTGTCTTGGAGCCGGGAGGCGGCGCATAGTGTGCCGGGAGAATATTTTTATTATTTTATCGTCTACTCGATATTGGGCTGGTTTATAGAGGGTTTGTATAATTGGTACAGCATAGGAACGTTTCGTAAAGAGGGGCTTATGAAAGGACCTTATAAACCGATGTACGGCTTCGCTCCTCTGCTGCTGCTGGCTTTAGGCGTTACAGCCATGCCGCTGCCGTTATTTCTAGCCGCCACATTTGTCGTACCGTCGGCAGTGGAATATGCTACCGGGGCACTGCTGAAGCTCCTGTTCCGCCGCCGGTGGTGGGATTACTCGGGCCAAGCGTATCAGCTCGGGGGGCATATCTGTCTGCAGTTCTCTCTGTACTGGTGGGGATTATCGGTTGTATGCCTCGTTGCCGTTCATCCGCTGATGACAAGGCTGTATTCGCTTACGGCGGATATCTGGAGTGTGCTGCTCCCCATGGCTGTCCTTGGCTTCGCCGCCGATCTCGCCTTGACTTTCCTCATCCGCCGCAGAGAGGCGGTACTCCCGGCGCTGGGCGATGAAACTGGCGGCACTTACTGA